From Pelosinus fermentans DSM 17108, the proteins below share one genomic window:
- the spoIIP gene encoding stage II sporulation protein P, with amino-acid sequence MNKLRGAVIVLLLVFCITMQGYAHERTDGGYYTLVDENGNTVYITGWGVDVGDQFLTENNKRYEVISISGDIAQSKFLGNVNLSKYANPEKNIFFSILHPSIAWAEASGKVAVYHTHSDESYIPTDGKDSILGAGGIYKVGNAFTSALQGKGLEVFHSEAKHDPHDNMAYERSRRTVTELLKKQPDAIFDIHRDAAPPEVYKGNIDGKDITKLQLVVGKYGPTGKQIEDYALQIKANSDTQHPGLIKGIFFAKGGDYNQDLHPRSMLLEVGSETNDRESAERGVALFADVIPSILGKTSASPSNAEGAAGVGTEQTGPSGASKAIGWIVGFLVVGVVAFLFLSTGSMKEAKGKLKQFATTEFANFLGPKLKAKKENVKPNHEKEKE; translated from the coding sequence ATGAATAAACTGCGGGGGGCAGTTATAGTGCTATTATTGGTATTCTGCATAACCATGCAAGGGTATGCACATGAGCGAACAGATGGGGGATATTATACTTTAGTCGATGAGAATGGTAATACCGTTTATATAACAGGCTGGGGCGTTGACGTAGGTGATCAGTTTCTTACTGAGAACAATAAACGTTATGAGGTAATTAGCATCTCAGGTGATATTGCCCAGAGTAAATTTTTAGGTAATGTCAACCTAAGTAAATACGCTAATCCAGAAAAAAATATTTTTTTTAGTATTCTGCATCCTTCTATTGCATGGGCTGAAGCCAGTGGTAAAGTTGCTGTTTATCATACTCACTCTGATGAATCCTATATACCTACTGACGGCAAAGATAGTATCTTAGGAGCCGGCGGTATTTATAAAGTGGGAAATGCCTTTACAAGTGCCTTACAAGGTAAAGGATTAGAAGTTTTTCATTCCGAAGCTAAACATGATCCTCACGATAATATGGCTTATGAGCGTTCGCGGCGTACAGTTACAGAACTCTTAAAAAAACAGCCGGATGCTATTTTCGACATCCACCGTGATGCAGCTCCACCAGAAGTCTATAAGGGAAATATCGATGGTAAAGATATTACCAAGTTGCAATTAGTTGTTGGAAAATATGGACCTACGGGAAAACAAATTGAAGATTATGCTTTACAAATTAAAGCAAATTCAGACACGCAACACCCAGGTTTAATTAAAGGTATTTTCTTTGCTAAAGGCGGTGATTATAACCAAGATTTGCACCCCCGCTCTATGTTATTAGAAGTCGGATCGGAAACTAATGATCGTGAATCTGCCGAAAGAGGTGTTGCCTTGTTTGCAGATGTAATACCGAGTATCCTAGGAAAAACATCCGCATCTCCTAGTAATGCAGAAGGGGCAGCTGGAGTAGGTACAGAGCAAACAGGACCTTCGGGTGCAAGTAAGGCAATTGGCTGGATTGTAGGTTTTCTGGTTGTTGGTGTCGTTGCTTTTTTGTTTTTGAGTACTGGCAGTATGAAAGAAGCAAAAGGAAAACTAAAACAGTTTGCTACAACAGAGTTTGCTAATTTCTTAGGACCTAAATTAAAAGCTAAAAAAGAGAATGTTAAGCCGAATCATGAAAAAGAAAAAGAATAA
- a CDS encoding DUF1614 domain-containing protein, whose protein sequence is MNMPIGMIMLLVVGVLVYFGVAHRILDRMRLTDKQALLFIGAVIVGSFIDIPLMSTPVEVSINVGGALLPALLAIWLIFKADETAERVRAILAAILVAVAVSLGSRYLPYEPENMFLDPKIIYGISAGLIAYLAGRSRRSAFVGGVLGIVLSDIVHMVTIIGLGIPGTTDIGGAGAFDVVMIAGVIAVMVAELVGETREKMQGGPVLGRYRPEGLYEFSKELSHNNRKGKTRKLNEELASKEEKDRGEDHE, encoded by the coding sequence ATGAATATGCCAATAGGAATGATTATGCTATTGGTTGTTGGTGTTTTGGTTTATTTTGGTGTAGCCCATAGAATTCTAGATAGAATGCGTTTAACCGATAAACAGGCTTTACTTTTTATCGGTGCAGTAATTGTAGGTAGTTTTATTGATATTCCTCTTATGAGCACTCCCGTTGAAGTAAGTATTAATGTTGGGGGAGCATTATTGCCAGCTTTATTAGCGATTTGGCTAATATTTAAAGCCGATGAAACGGCAGAAAGGGTACGAGCTATACTGGCAGCTATCTTAGTTGCTGTTGCTGTATCCCTAGGGTCGCGTTATTTACCCTATGAGCCAGAGAATATGTTCTTAGATCCTAAAATTATATATGGCATATCTGCAGGTCTAATTGCCTATTTAGCTGGTCGTTCTAGACGAAGTGCCTTTGTAGGTGGAGTCTTGGGTATTGTCTTAAGCGATATTGTGCATATGGTTACAATTATAGGATTAGGTATACCTGGTACAACGGATATTGGCGGTGCAGGTGCTTTTGACGTAGTAATGATTGCAGGGGTTATAGCAGTGATGGTTGCAGAATTAGTTGGAGAAACTAGAGAGAAGATGCAAGGTGGTCCAGTGCTTGGTAGATATCGACCAGAAGGATTATACGAATTTAGCAAAGAGCTTTCCCATAATAATCGCAAAGGTAAAACTCGTAAACTAAATGAAGAGCTTGCAAGTAAGGAAGAAAAGGATAGAGGTGAAGATCATGAATAA
- the fni gene encoding type 2 isopentenyl-diphosphate Delta-isomerase encodes MRQSRKLDHLKYSLALHDGPNASGFADISLIHNCLPNLSWNDIDVSSSLAGISLAHPVIINAITGGANDVTEINERIADFASLTNTAMAIGSQYAALEHSEVQHSYKIVRKKNPHGVIFANLGAYVTPQQAQMAIDMIDAQGIQIHLNVAQEMMMTEGDRDFTGYLTNITNIVNKVKVPVIVKEVGCGIAKEQAKLLSETGIKAIDVGGTGGTNFLAIEAARRQLDVNQETLSWGIPTVISAVETMSVLPKQMDMMVSGGIRTSLDVVKSLALGGVATGMATPIVRLLCEKNIDSAVNWFQEFLHEIHCYMLLLGAVNVRELECVPLIISGYCKDWLITREIDISKYAVNRKHG; translated from the coding sequence GTGCGCCAATCACGTAAATTAGATCATTTAAAATATTCATTAGCATTACATGATGGACCTAATGCTAGCGGATTTGCCGACATTTCTTTAATACATAATTGCCTTCCCAATTTATCCTGGAATGATATTGATGTTTCATCTTCGCTGGCTGGTATATCCCTTGCCCATCCTGTTATTATCAATGCAATCACTGGTGGAGCTAATGATGTTACAGAAATTAATGAGCGTATTGCTGATTTTGCCAGTTTAACCAATACTGCAATGGCAATTGGTTCTCAATATGCGGCTTTGGAGCATTCTGAAGTGCAGCACTCTTACAAGATTGTTCGTAAAAAAAATCCTCATGGGGTTATTTTCGCAAATTTAGGGGCCTATGTTACTCCACAGCAAGCTCAGATGGCAATAGATATGATTGATGCCCAAGGCATTCAGATTCATTTAAATGTTGCTCAAGAAATGATGATGACTGAGGGAGATCGAGATTTTACAGGATATCTTACAAATATTACTAATATTGTTAATAAAGTGAAGGTTCCTGTAATCGTTAAAGAAGTTGGCTGCGGAATCGCCAAGGAACAGGCAAAATTGTTATCCGAAACTGGTATTAAGGCAATTGATGTTGGTGGTACTGGTGGGACAAACTTTCTAGCAATTGAAGCTGCCCGTCGTCAGTTAGATGTTAATCAAGAGACTTTATCTTGGGGAATTCCTACTGTTATAAGTGCTGTTGAAACGATGTCAGTATTACCTAAACAAATGGATATGATGGTTTCGGGCGGAATACGTACCTCTCTAGATGTGGTGAAATCTCTTGCATTAGGCGGTGTTGCTACAGGTATGGCAACACCAATAGTGAGACTGTTGTGTGAGAAAAATATAGATTCTGCTGTTAATTGGTTTCAAGAGTTTTTGCATGAAATTCATTGTTATATGCTGCTGTTGGGAGCTGTCAATGTAAGAGAGCTAGAATGTGTTCCTCTCATTATTTCTGGCTACTGTAAAGATTGGCTGATCACCAGAGAAATTGATATAAGTAAATATGCTGTTAATAGAAAGCATGGCTGA